Proteins from a single region of Canis lupus baileyi chromosome 35, mCanLup2.hap1, whole genome shotgun sequence:
- the USF3 gene encoding basic helix-loop-helix domain-containing protein USF3 isoform X1, producing the protein MPEMTENETPTKKQHRKKNRETHNAVERHRKKKINAGINRIGELIPCSPALKQSKNMILDQAFKYITELKRQNDELLLNGGNNEQAEEIKKLRKQLEEIQKENGRYIELLKANDICLYDDPTIHWKGNLKNSKVSVVIPSDQVQKNIIVYSNGSQPGGNSQGTAVQGITFNVGHNLQKQTANVVPVQRTCNLVTPVSISGVYPSENKPWHQTTVSALAANQPVPLCLPATISAQNILELSTSESESSVLGATSASLIAVPIGPEPPQRRSLHTCLNDQSSPENKNGQESPKLVKKTVSCATSIPTASSATATKVHHGSKSCLSVQDFRNDFQTTFVVSVTTTVCSQPPRSAGDSCPASISKGADSASVTAVVAPSAPGGGKTTTPISTVSANPLDNGWTLSCSLPSSSVSASDLKNINSLTRISSAGNTQTTWTTLQLAGNTIQPLSQTPSSAVTPVLNESGTSPTTTNHSRHVATGVNLNNSFPADGQAVEQVVVTLPSCPSLPMQPLIAQPQVKSQPPKNILPLNSAMQVFQMAQPVGSAVNAAPANQNVIILQPPSTTPCPTVMRAEVPNQTVGQQIVIIQAANQNPLPLLSAPPPGSVRLPVNGTSALIGSNNSVQNVSNPQTFGGKHLVHILPRPSSLSTSSSTQTFSVTMSNQQQPQTISLNGQLFALQPVMSSSGTTNQTPMQIIQPTTSEDPNTNVALNTFGALASLNQSISQMAGQSCVQLSISQPANPPTAANSQTTPVNCVSLTTTVASPMTTDNSATLPSTYSLVTTPSVNTVACLPNVRSKRLNKKPSAKKHLGANKSACPLNPVRDASKLDCPSAEATAEPSCADGLLESLPVVLPSVTVSQANSISVSGSHSLDVLNSESVIPESVPKSKSAEETSSPSQEPVTSEHFVTAPAKSKDSAPILQRETSQDKPPTSLALSDAAKSCTSANVLIPSPSDPHILVSQVSGLSSTTSTSTDCVSEVEIIAEPCRVEQDSTSETMQTTALLKGQGLTALLSGLAKEKDPQKLSLSVQVDHPDFSSDSSKIVDSSVELHPKQDLLLMNSDDRDPGQHHSCIPDQEVINGSLLGSRQADSPMSTSSGSSRSFSVASMLPETTREDVTSNTTTNTCDSCTFVEQTDIVALAARAIFDQENLEKGRAGSQADMREVASKPSEASPLEGDQPFKTQISKEGGTGQTEATPNEFNSQDSIEATVDRPLGKPSCSVGIKTSNASLQVSTSQPPSITSLSVNNLIHQSSISHPLVTCAGLSQTSEQTAVPATVNLTVASSSYTSQPPGPALMTEYPQEQLNTIAGTIPNPQIQEPLLKPSQESRKDSAKRAVQDDLLLSSAKRQKHCQPAPLRLEAMSLMSRTPDSISDQAQMMVNQLPPNSANSVGPISNPAHGDGLTRLFPPSNNFVAPALRQTEVQCSSQNSVAEQQQTQASQHLQALQQHVPAQGVSHLHSNHLYLKQQQQQQQQAGQLRERHHLYQLQHHVPHAESSVHSQPHNVHQQRTLQQEVQMQKKRNLVQGSQASQLSLQPKHHGTDQSRPKSGQPHPHHQQMQQQMQQHFGSTQPEKSCENPSTSRNHHNHPQNHLNQDIMHQQQDVGSRQQGSGVSSEHVSGHNPMQRLLTSRGLEQQMGSQPSIVTRPSDMTCTPHRPERNRVSSYSAEALIGKTSSNSEQRMGISIQGSRVSDQLEMRSYLDVPRNKSLAIHNMQGRVDHTVASDIRLSDCQTFKPSGASQQPQSNFEVQSSRNNEIGNPVSSLRSMQSQAFRISQNPGPPPIDRQKRLPYPAVQSIPTGNAIPPRDSENPCHQSFMQSLLAPHLGDQVLGSQRSLSEHQRNTQCGPSSAIEYTCPPTHESVHIRRESESQNRESCDMSLGAINTRNSTLNIPFSSSSSSGDIQGRNTSPNVSVQKSNPMRITDSHGTKGHMNPPVTTNMHGVARPALPHPSVSHGNAEQGPPVRPTNSSVPQRSRHPLQDSSGSKIRQPERNRSGNQRHSNVFDPSLPHLPLSTSGSMILGRQQPTTEKRGSIVRFMPDSPQVPNDNSAPDQHTLSQNFGFPFIPEGGMNPPINANTSFIPQVTQPSATRTPALIPVDPQNTLPSFYPPYSPAHPTLSNDISIPYFSNQMFSNPSTEKVNSGGLNNRFGSILSPPRPVGFAQPSFPLLPDMPPMHMTNSHLSNFNMTSLFPEIATALPDGSAMSPLLTIANSSASDSSKQSSNRPAHNISHILGHDCSSAV; encoded by the exons ATGCCAGAAATGACAGAGAATGAGACTCCTACAAAAAAACAGCACAG aaagaaaaaccgAGAGACACACAATGCAG TGGAGAggcatagaaagaagaaaatcaatgcTGGAATAAATAGGATAGGAGAGCTGATCCCATGTTCCCCTGCCCTGAAGCAG AGCAAGAATATGATCCTGGACCAAGCCTTTAAATATATAACAGAATTGAAAAGGCAAAATGATGAACTCCTGCTTAATGGAGGAAACAATGAACAAG ctgaagaaattaaaaagctaCGTAAACAACTGgaagaaattcaaaaagaaaatggccGGTATATTGAATTACTAAAAGCAAATGACATATGCCTCTATGATGACCCCACGATCCACTggaaaggaaatcttaaaaactcAAAGGTCTCTGTTGTTATTCCCAGTGATCAGGTTCAAAAAAATATCATTGTTTATTCCAATGGGAGTCAGCCTGGTGGAAACAGCCAGGGAACAGCTGTTCAGGGGATAACCTTTAATGTTGGTCATAATTTACAAAAGCAAACCGCCAATGTGGTGCCAGTACAGAGGACTTGCAATCTTGTGACTCCTGTGTCTATTTCTGGAGTTTACCCTTCTGAAAACAAGCCATGGCATCAGACTACAGTTTCTGCATTGGCTGCCAACCAGCCTGTTCCTCTTTGTCTTCCTGCTACCATTTCTGCTCAAAATATTCTTGAACTTTCCACCTCCGAAAGCGAATCGAGTGTGCTTGGTGCCACCAGTGCCTCATTGATCGCTGTTCCCATTGGGCCTGAACCTCCCCAACGTCGTTCCTTGCACACATGTCTAAATGATCAAAGTTCTCCTGAAAATAAGAATGGGCAAGAGAGCCCCAAATTAGTGAAGAAGACAGTCTCTTGTGCCACAAGCATCCCCACCGCCTCCTCAGCGACTGCCACGAAAGTGCACCATGGAAGCAAGTCCTGCCTGAGCGTACAGGATTTCAGAAATGATTTTCAAACCACCTTTGTTGTTTCAGTTACCACCACGGTCTGCTCCCAGCCTCCCAGATCTGCAGGTGATTCTTGTCCAGCGAGCATTAGCAAGGGTGCAGACTCGGCAAGTGTTACCGCAGTGGTGGCCCCTTCTGCCCCCGGAGGAGGGAAGACCACCACTCCGATAAGCACTGTCTCTGCAAACCCTTTGGACAATGGTTGGACTCTTTCTTGTTCTTTGCCTTCTTCAAGTGTTAGTGcttcagatttaaaaaacattaatagcCTTACCCGAATTTCCTCCGCTGGAAACACACAGACCACGTGGACTACTTTGCAACTGGCGGGAAACACTATTCAGCCCTTAAGCCAGACACCTTCTTCTGCTGTGACTCCGGTATTAAATGAGTCTGGTACCAGCCCTACCACAACCAACCACAGTAGACACGTCGCCACAGGCGTCAACTTGAATAATTCCTTTCCAGCAGATGGGCAGGCAGTTGAGCAAGTAGTTGTAACCTTGCCTTCTTGTCCATCTTTACCTATGCAGCCACTGATTGCCCAGCCACAAGTTAAATCTCAGCCTCCAAAAAATATCCTTCCATTGAATTCAGCAATGCAAGTGTTTcagatggctcagccagttgggtCGGCTGTTAATGCAGCTCCAGCTAATCAAAATGTTATCATTCTTCAGCCCCCCAGCACTACCCCATGCCCAACAGTGATGAGAGCAGAGGTTCCCAACCAAACAGTAGGTCAACAGATAGTGATCATACAGGCAGCTAATCAGAACCCCTTGCCGCTCCTCTCAGCTCCACCTCCTGGTTCTGTTCGACTCCCTGTCAATGGAACCAGTGCTCTCATAGGGTCTAATAATTCAGTGCAAAATGTTTCGAACCCACAGACTTTTGGAGGAAAGCATCTTGTCCATATATTACCAAGACCTTCATCTTTATCAACATCTAGTTCAACACAAACTTTTTCTGTCACCATGTCAAACCAACAACAGCCTCAAACCATTTCTTTAAATGGACAGCTCTTTGCTTTGCAGCCTGTGATGTCCTCATCAGGAACTACAAATCAAACCCCTATGCAAATTATCCAACCCACCACCAGCGAAGATCCAAATACCAATGTTGCCCTGAATACATTTGGAGCTTTGGCCAGCCTCAATCAAAGCATATCACAGATGGCTGGGCAAAGCTGTGTACAGTTGTCTATTAGCCAGCCTGCCAATCCTCCAACTGCTGCAAATAGTCAGACCACCCCAGTCAACTGTGTTTCATTAACAACAACTGTAGCATCTCCCATGACAACTGATAATTCAGCCACACTACCCAGTACTTACAGTCTAGTAACTACTCCCTCAGTGAACACTGTAGCTTGTTTACCTAACGTGAGGTCAAAAAGGTTGAATAAGAAGCCAAGTGCCAAGAAACACTTAGGAGCTAACAAGTCAGCATGCCCCCTGAACCCAGTCAGAGATGCGAGCAAGTTAGACTGCCCCAGCGCTGAAGCCACTGCAGAGCCATCGTGTGCCGATGGGCTGCTGGAAAGCCTCCCTGTTgtgttaccatctgtcaccgtgTCCCAGGCAAATAGTATAAGTGTTTCTGGCTCACATTCTTTGGATGTTCTGAATTCTGAATCAGTGATACCTGAATCTGTACCCAAATCTAAGTCAGCAGAAGAGACTAGCTCACCCTCCCAAGAACCTGTAACAAGTGAACATTTTGTAACGGCCCCAGCAAAATCCAAAGATTCTGCCCCCATTTTGCAACGAGAGACATCTCAGGATAAGCCACCAACTAGTCTGGCATTGTCAGACGCTGCCAAATCCTGCACTTCGGCCAACGTGTTGATTCCATCTCCAAGCGATCCCCACATTTTGGTTTCTCAGGTTTCTGGTCTGTCATCTACCACTAGCACTAGCACCGACTGCGTTTCTGAGGTCGAGATCATTGCTGAACCTTGCAGGGTGGAGCAAGATTCCACGTCTGAAACAATGCAAACGACAGCTCTCTTAAAGGGGCAAGGTTTGACTGCATTGCTGTCTGGTCTTGCTAAAGAAAAAGACCCTCAGAAACTCTCTCTTTCAGTCCAGGTGGACCATCCTGACTTTTCTTCTGACAGTTCTAAAATAGTTGATTCAAGTGTCGAGTTACATCCCAAACAGGACCTCTTGCTGATGAACAGTGATGATAGAGATCCAGGGCAGCATCACTCCTGCATCCCTGATCAGGAGGTTATTAATGGTTCCTTGCTTGGCAGCAGGCAGGCTGACTCTCCCATGTCAACCAGTTCTGGCAGTAGCCGCAGTTTCTCTGTGGCGTCCATGCTTCCTGAAACGACTAGAGAGGATGTCACCAGCAATACGACAACTAATACTTGTGACAGCTGTACCTTTGTAGAGCAAACTGATATAGTCGCCCTTGCAGCAAGAGCTATTTTTGACCAGGAGAACCTTGAGAAGGGAAGAGCTGGCAGCCAGGCTGATATGAGGGAAGTTGCTTCGAAGCCTTCTGAAGCGTCACCTTTAGAGGGAGACCAGCCTTTCAAAACACAGATATCTAAAGAGGGGGGCACGGGACAGACGGAAGCAACACCAAATGAATTTAATTCTCAGGATTCGATTGAAGCGACTGTGGATCGGCCCCTTGGAAAACCAAGTTGTTCTGTAGGAATTAAAACATCAAATGCCTCTTTACAGGTTTCGACTTCTCAGCCACCGAGCATCACCAGTTTGAGTGTGAACAATCTTATCCACCAGAGCAGCATCAGCCATCCCCTGGTCACCTGTGCTGGTTTATCCCAGACTTCAGAGCAAACAGCTGTTCCTGCAACGGTTAACCTGACTGTTGCCTCCAGCTCCTACACCAGTCAGCCTCCTGGACCAGCTCTGATGACGGAATATCCCCAAGAACAGCTGAATACCATTGCTGGCACCATACCAAATCCACAGATTCAAGAGCCACTCTTAAAGCCAAGTCAGGAAAGCCGCAAAGACTCTGCTAAGCGTGCTGTCCAAGACGACCTTTTATTGTCTTCGGCTAAACGTCAAAAGCATTGTCAGCCCGCCCCGCTGAGGCTTGAAGCTATGTCCCTGATGAGCCGAACCCCAGACAGCATTTCTGATCAAGCTCAGATGATGGTCAACCAGCTCCCTCCCAATTCGGCAAACTCTGTTGGGCCTATTAGCAACCCAGCACACGGAGATGGCCTTACACGACTATTTCCACCTAGTAACAATTTTGTTGCCCCTGCACTGAGGCAAACGGAAGTCCAGTGCAGTTCTCAGAATTCAGTTGCTGAGCAGCAGCAAACCCAGGCCAGTCAACATCTCCAGGCCCTGCAACAGCATGTTCCAGCCCAGGGGGTATCTCACCTGCATAGCAACCACCTCTActtaaagcagcagcagcagcagcagcagcaagcagGGCAGCTAAGAGAGAGGCATCACTTGTATCAGCTGCAGCATCATGTACCTCATGCAGAGAGCTCTGTCCACTCTCAGCCCCATAATGTCCACCAACAGAGAACTCTACAACAGGAAGtccagatgcagaaaaagaggaATCTTGTTCAGGGCTCTCAGGCCTCTCAGCTTTCCTTACAACCAAAGCACCACGGAACTGACCAGTCCCGACCCAAGAGTgggcagccccacccccaccatcagcAGATGCAGCAACAGATGCAGCAACACTTCGGAAGCACCCAGCCGGAGAAGAGTTGTGAAAACCCTTCAACCAGCCGGAACCACCATAACCATCCCCAGAACCATCTCAATCAAGATATCATGCACCAGCAGCAGGATGTGGGAAGCAGGCAGCAAGGTTCAGGGGTTTCTTCGGAACATGTGTCTGGGCATAATCCAATGCAGAGGCTTTTGACATCAAGAGGCCTAGAGCAGCAAATGGGGTCCCAGCCGAGCATCGTGACCAGACCTTCAGACATGACCTGTACTCCACACAGGCCGGAGAGGAATAGAGTTTCAAGTTATTCTGCTGAGGCACTTATTGGAAAGACGTCTTCTAATTCAGAGCAGAGAATGGGCATATCAATTCAGGGTTCCAGAGTTTCAGATCAGCTTGAGATGAGAAGCTATCTTGATGTCCCCAGGAATAAGAGTTTGGCCATTCACAATATGCAGGGTCGCGTGGACCACACGGTTGCCTCGGATATCCGCCTTTCCGACTGTCAGACCTTTAAACCAAGTGGAGCCAGTCAGCAGCCCCAGAGTAATTTTGAAGTACAATCttcaagaaataatgaaataggtAACCCTGTATCATCATTGAGGAGTATGCAGTCCCAGGCCTTTCGAATTAGTCAAAACCCTGGTCCACCGCCAATCGACCGCCAAAAGAGATTACCTTATCCAGCAGTTCAGAGTATCCCGACAGGAAATGCCATCCCACCAAGGGACAGTGAGAATCCATGCCACCAGAGTTTCATGCAGAGTTTACTCGCCCCTCACCTTGGAGATCAGGTCCTTGGAAGCCAGAGGTCCCTCTCAGAGCATCAGAGGAACACACAGTGTGGCCCCTCCTCTGCAATTGAATATACTTGCCCCCCGACTCATGAAAGTGTCCATAttagaagagagagtgagagtcaGAACAGGGAAAGTTGTGACATGTCCTTAGGTGCAATTAACACCAGGAACAGCACCTTGAATATTCCTTTCTCGAGTTCTTCTTCTTCAGGAGATATTCAGGGTCGAAACACAAGTCCCAATGTTTCTGTGCAGAAGTCCAATCCCATGAGGATAACTGACAGTCATGGGACCAAGGGCCACATGAACCCTCCAGTCACAACCAACATGCATGGGGTTGCAAGGCCAGCTCTACCCCATCCGTCTGTGTCTCACGGAAATGCTGAGCAAGGGCCTCCCGTACGTCCGACTAATTCTTCAGTTCCCCAGCGATCAAGGCATCCCTTGCAAGACAGCAGTGGTTCCAAAATTCGTCAGCCTGAACGGAATCGTTCTGGAAACCAAAGACACAGTAATGTCTTTGACCCAAGTCTCCCCCATCTTCCTCTGTCTACCAGTGGCAGCATGATCCTTGGACGCCAGCAACCCActacagagaagagaggaagtaTCGTTCGTTTCATGCCTGATAGCCCACAAGTCCCTAATGATAATTCAGCGCCTGACCAGCATACACTATCACAAAATTTcggttttccttttattcccgAGGGTGGCATGAATCCACCAATAAATGCTAATACTTCTTTCATTCCACAGGTTACTCAGCCTAGTGCCACTCGAACGCCAGCTCTCATCCCTGTAGACCCCCAAAACACGCTACCCTCCTTTTATCCCCCGTACTCTCCTGCTCATCCTACACTGTCCAATGATATTTCCATCCCCTATTTCTCCAATCAAATGTTCTCAAATCCTAGCACCGAGAAGGTAAACAGCGGAGGCTTAAATAACCGATTCGGATCAATTCTGTCTCCTCCCAGACCTGTCGGTTTTGCTCAACCAAgttttcctcttctccctgacATGCCGCCCATGCACATGACCAACTCTCACTTGTCCAACTTTAACATGACATCTTTGTTTCCAGAAATAGCTACGGCTCTTCCCGATGGCTCGGCAATGTCACCTTTGCTTACGATAGCAAActcctctgcctctgactcttCCAAGCAGTCCTCAAACAGACCTGCCCACAACATAAGCCATATTCTAGGTCATGACTGCAGTTCAGCTGTTTAA